The Silene latifolia isolate original U9 population chromosome X, ASM4854445v1, whole genome shotgun sequence genome contains the following window.
CGAAATCTGCCTCACTCATCCCGTTTCTACAATAGTTTGACGAAAAATAGGTGCCTTTCCTGTACCCTGAAAAGTATTCATCTAACTTTTGTCGGTGAGCGATCACTGCCTCAGGCCCGCCACTTTTAAACTCATTCACTGTTTCATCCTTCAACTTGAGAATTGCATCATGGATTTCTGCAACTAGTTCAGGAAAGCTGGCACCCGTCTTACCAGAGGCAATTGGGTTGGCTATAAGATTACCTATTGATTTTTCGGACAAGGGAGCGCCAATCCTTCTCCTTATTTCAGCAGCAAAGTAAAGCACAGGATTTTCAGTATGCTTAGAAACTACTGACTCAGCAGCTAGATAATGTTCCCAGGCAAACCCGAGCACAGACTCGAATCTCGTCGGGTTTGGAACCTGTTTGCTGGTGGCCATGGCCTTCAGTTTGGTCAATGCCACGTCGCTGAAAAGGAACCCTTTTCCCACTTTCTTCAGA
Protein-coding sequences here:
- the LOC141620834 gene encoding stemmadenine O-acetyltransferase-like, encoding MLHKILDGTSFMLFLKHWSAFARTNCDDLIQPAFDSTVIAFPPYHPEPQKQEKQEEPDNSTFESYIPPYDSLKKVGKGFLFSDVALTKLKAMATSKQVPNPTRFESVLGFAWEHYLAAESVVSKHTENPVLYFAAEIRRRIGAPLSEKSIGNLIANPIASGKTGASFPELVAEIHDAILKLKDETVNEFKSGGPEAVIAHRQKLDEYFSGYRKGTYFSSNYCRNGMSEADFGFGKSRLIVFPVMNGEIVLVRNVITLSDYNDPDGTNGTVAWIFLEEKEMQILETNQEFLALTSKLE